In Streptomyces sannanensis, the DNA window CGATCCCGCCCGGGAATCCTGGGAGAACATCAACGCCATGGACGACCTCGTCCAGGCGGTGCTGGACACCACCGACCGGCTCACCGTCGCCGCGGTGGGCGGCAACGCGGCAGCGGGCGGAGTGATGCTCGCGCTCGCCGCCGACGAGGTGTGGTGCCGGCGGGGAGCCGTACTCAATCCCCATTACCGACGGATGGGTCTCTACGGCTCCGAGTACTGGACGTACACCCTGCCCCGGCGCGTCGGCGCCGCCGAGGCCCGCCGCCTGACCGAGGAAGCCCGGCCGCTGAGCGCGGTCCACGCCCGTCACCTGGGCCTGGTCGACAGGGTCGTACCGGCGGCGCCCGGCGCGTTCGAGGCACAGGTGGCGCAGCTCGCGGCGGCCGCCGCGGACTTGCCCGGGCTGCCCGCGCGGCTGAGGGACAAGCGGAGCCGGCGCGCGGCACAGGAGGAGATCAAACCGCTGGCCTGGTACCGGGCGGACGAACTGGCCCGGATGCGCCGCAACTTCTACGAGGCCGGCGAGCCCTACCACCGGCTGCGTTCGGCCTTCATCCGCAAACAGCCCGCCGCCGGGCCCAGTGTGCCTCCCGCGCCGTCCTCGCCGACCGCCCCACGATGACGCGACGATCGCCGGCACGCTGCTGGATCAGATCGGGTCGTCCTGACCGAGGCTCACCCGGTAGCGCAGGGCGGGCAGTTCCACGTCTTCGTACCGGTCACCTCGAACGGTGCCGTCCGGCGCGTAGCCCGCTGACGCATAGAAGCGGCGGGCCCGCGCATTGTCGCGCAGCACCCACAGCAGCAGCGTGCGAAACCGGCGGCTGACGGCTTCCGCGTGCACGGCCTCGATCAGGGTGCGACCGGCGCCGCTGCCGATCACATCCGGGCGGAGGTAGATCGCGTACAGCTCGCCCGCATCCGGCTCCGCGGAATTGCCCCGGTAGGGCCCCAGGGCGGCCCAGCCGACGACGCCTTCGTCGCCGTCGACGGCCACCAGGTTCAGTACCCGTTCGTGCGAGTCCGTGAACCGCGCCCTGCGCGCCCGGGCGTCGTCCTCGATGGTCATGCCGTCCAGATACGTCTGCGGGACGATGCCCGCGTACGCGAACTGCCAGCCCCTCACCCGTACGGCGGAGACGGCTTCGATGTCGGCTTCTGTCATCTCTCGAACGCGCACCATGCGGGCACCGTAACCGACCCGCTGCTCAGCGAGCCTCTTCATTTTCCGGGCGTAATGTCCGAGGCAGGGAAGGGACGGACGCCATGAAGTACGAGGATCGCGCGCACGCGGGCCAGGAACTCGCCGACAGGCTCACCGCATGGGTGGCCGAGGCCGGCCTCACCGACATCATCGTGCTCGCACTGCCCCGGGGCGGCGTCCCCGTCGCGGCAGCCGTCGCACGGGCCCTGGGCGCACCCCTCGACATCCTGGTCGCCCGCAAGATCGGCGCCCCGGGGCAACCGGAGTACGGAATCGGCGCGATGGCCGGCGACGACGCGCCCGTGTTCGACCAGGACGCCCTGACGGCGCTCGGTCTCACAGAGGAGCGGCTGTCGGTCGACGTGGTGCGAGAGCGCACCGAACTGCGGCGGCGCGAGGACCTCTACCGCGGCGGTCACCCGGCCGCGGACCTGCGCGACCGCACGGTCGTCCTGATCGACGACGGACTCGCCACGGGCATCACCGCCCGTGCCGCCCTGCGTCATCTGCGCCGGCAGCACCCGGCGCGGCTGGTCCTGGCTGTGCCGGTGGGCAGCCGCCGTGCCGTCGACAGGCTGCAGTCGGAGGCCGACGTCGTCGTCTGCCTGTACCAGCCGCCCTACTTCCATGCGGTGGGGCAGTGGTACGCGGACTTCGAGCAGCTCTCCGACCGGGACGTGCTCCGACTCCTCGACGAATTCAGTGGGGGACGACACGGGCGATGAGCAGGGCGACATCGTCATGGTCGCCGGGGTGCCGCAGATTGTGCAGAAGCCGCTCGCAGGTGTCCTCGAGAGTGCGGTGCGGCACATCGAGGAGTGCGAGCAAGACCCGCAGCCGGGTGTCGATGTCCTGGTCGCGGGTTTCGACCAGGCCGTCGGTGTAGAGGACGAGTTCGTCCCCGAGGCCGAGCTCGATCGTCGTGGTGCGGAAGGGGACGCTGCCGACGCCCAGCGGAGCGCCCGTGGGCAGGTCGAGCAGCGTGGGCGTACGGCCGGGCCGTACCAGTGCCGGCGGCAGATGGCCGGCGCAGGAGATGTGGCACCGTGAGTCGCGAGGGTCGTACAGAGCGTAGAGACAGGTCGCGATGTATGACTCCAGCTCACTGGTGATCTTGTCGAGGTGCTGCAGCACATGAGCGGGGTCGAGGTTCAAGTCGGCCAGGGTCTGGGTCGCGGTGCGCAGCCGCCCCATGGCCGCGGCGGCGTTGATGCCACTGCCCATCACGTCGCCCACGACCAGGGCTGTCCTGTCCTCCGCGAGGGGGATGATGTCGAACCAGTCGCCACCGATCTCGCTCACGCTGCCGGCGGGCTGGTAGCGGGAGGCGACTTCCAGACCGACCAGGTGCGGCGGACGCTGGGGCAGCAGGCTGCGCTGGAGCGCGAGCGCGGTATTGCGCTGCTGCTGGTACAGGCGGGCGTTGTCGATGCACACCGCGGCTCGGGCAGCCAGCTCACTGGCCAGCAGGTTGTCGTCCTCGGTGAACGGCAGCGGATTGCGGGCCCGCTTCAGATCGAGCGCTCCCAGTACCTCGCCGCGGGCGATCAGCGGCACCGCCAGGTACGAGTGGACCCCCGCCCGCGCCAGAAGCTCGGCGGCGCCGGGGTCGCGGGCAATACGGGACAGATCGCCCTCGGCGAAGGTGGGCAGCATGACGGGCCGGCCGGTGCTGACGCACTGGGTGACCAGCCGGTCGGCGTCATAGCGCGCCAGTTCACCGGGTGGATCGGCGGCTTCCACGGCCACGGTGCGATAGGCGGCGGTGACCGCGAGAGCGCGGAACAGCGCCTCTCCAGTGGCGGAGGACGAGGAGCGGCGCCCCTCCAGGATGGAGTCCAGGACATCGACCGCCGCCACGTCGGCCAGCTCGGGCACGGCGATGTCGGCCAGCTCACGCGCGGTCCGCTCCAGGTCCAGCGTGGTGCCGATACGCACGGAGGCGTCGGCGACCACGGCGAGCCGGTGCCGGGCCCGTTCCGCCTCGGTGGCCGAGCGGTCCCGGTCGGTGACATCCACCACCGAGGCGGCCACCCCCAGAATCCGGCCGCTGACGTCCTCGAGCCGGTAGAGGGACACCGACCAGGCGTGTTCGGTGTCCGGATCCTTCGGTATCCGTCCGACGGTGTAGTGGTCCAGCAGCGGAATCCCGGTCGCCAGGACGTGGCGCATCGAGGCCTCGACGCCGTCGGCGTCCAGGAAGGGCAGCGTTTCCCGTACACGTCTGCCCAGATACTTCTCCGCGGGCAGGCCGGTGATCCGTTCCAGTGCCGCGTTGACCGATACGTACCGCAGATCGGAGTCCATCACCGCCAGCCCGATAGGGGACTGCTCCACCAGCTGCACCGACAGCGCCAGGTCCCGTTCGACCTTCCGCACCGCGGCCTGATCCGTGGCGAGCCCCAGCGCGTAGGGGTGGCCGCGGTCGTCCAGCAGCCGCATGTTGCGGAACTCCAACAGACGTGTGCCCCCCTGCTTGTGCCGGACAGGGAAGACCCCCGTCCAGCTCTCGCCCCCGGCCATCACCCGGGCGAACAGCTGGAGCACGAGATCGACGTGCTCCTCGGCCACGAGCAGGTGCGCCGCGAACCGGCCGAGCGCCTCCTCGGCCGTGTATCCCAGCAGTTCCTCGGCCTGCGGGCTCCACAGCACGATCCGCCCGTCCGCGTCGAAGACGACGGCGGCGACACACAGCGTGTCCAAGAGCCCGCCCGGTGGCGACGGACCCGCCTCCACGTAACCGGCCGGGCCGAGATCGGCCCGGAACGCATCCGTGCCAGCCATCTGCGGCACTCCCTTCCGTGCCGTTGCGGCGCTCGCTCGCCGTGTCCATAGTCTCTCGACATCCACTGCCCCCGCAGCCCCACCGGGGCCACGGGGAACCAGCGGATGTTTCATGGTGCGCGTCGCCGCTCCCGCTCGGTGCCCGGCGTCCCCCGGCCGTCACCACCGGCGGAACGAGCACACACCTCTCCATCCTGGGCTCGCCCCGGTCCGCCTATCATTCTTGTCGTGTTCGATTCCCGGCAGTTGAAGACCTTCCACGAAGTGGTCAAGACCGGGTCGTATTCCGCGGCGGCTCGCTCACTCGGATACACACAGCCGGCGGTCAGCCAGCAGATGAAGGCCCTCGAACGGGACGCCGGCACGCCACTCTTCACCAGGGTCGGGCGCGGAATCAGGCTCACCGAGGCCGGTGAGGCGCTGACCCGGCATGCCGGGGCGATCCTGGACAGCCTCTCGGCCGCGCGGCAGCAGATCGACGCGATAGCCAGGCTGCGCGCGGGACGGGTGCGGGTGTGCGCCTTCCCGAGTGCGGCCGCCACCGTCATTCCCGATGCGATGGCCCGGCTGGCGGCGGACCACCCGGGGATCAGAGTGGACCTGCTGGAGGGCGAACCCCCCGAGTCCCTGGGCCTGCTTCCCCGTGGTGAGGCCGACATCACGCTGGCGTTCAGCTACCCCGGTCTGCATGTCGACGTCCCGGAGGAACTGGCCGAGATCCCCCTGCTGGAGGACCGGCTGACGGTGCTGCTGCCCACTGGGCACCCGCTGGCCAGACGGCGGGCGGTGCAGCTGGCCGACCTGACGCACGAGCGGTGGATCGTCGGCTGCCCCCGGTGCCGGGCCAACTTCCTTCATGCCTGCGCGGAGCGGGGCTTCACCCCCGACATCGCGTTCAGCACCGATGACAACCTGGTGGTGCAGAGCCTGGTCGCGGCCGGCGTGGGCATCGCCATGATGCCGGCGCTGGTGCTGTCGTTCCTGTGCCACAGCAAGGTGACCGGCCGGGTCGTCGAGCCGCTCACCCTCCGCAAGGTCTCGGCCTACGTGTTGCGTGAGCATCTGCGCATACCCGCCACCGCCCTGGTGCTCGACTCGCTCAGGGCGGTGGCCGCGAACCGGGCAGGTTGATCCGCAGGTTGTCCGGCCCGGCGGGCGGTGAACAGCGGCGCGATGTCGTCGGCGCGGTCCGTGGCCTGCCGCGCCTGCCCTGGATCAGCCGGTCGGCGATACCGGCCGGGGAGGAAGCTGTGGCGTCCGCGAAGACACGGCGAGCCGCTCAGTTCGGTGACCGGGTACGTGTCTCGGCATCGATGCCCGGCAGCCAGGTCCAGTACCTCGGTACGGCCGTCCGGCCGCCGGATCGAGCCGGACATGGCAACAGCCGGCGAACTGCCCGGGATCGAGGTCGATGAGCAGCCGGTTGGTGCCGCTCATCACCTCCTTCGGCTCCTGCCGGAGACGGCGAAGGCGCGCACCGCACTGCGGAGTTGACCCACGGTGGCAGCGGCGACGACACCGTAGAGGCCCGCCATGAGCTGCGGAACCGGCGCATGGTCTCCTCGGCGTCCGCCAGGTGGATGCCTCGCCCCGACCGGTACGCCTCGGACACCGGGAACGGGCGGTTCACATGCATGCCCCACCACGCACCGAGAAGCGCGCACGGCAGCCCGGCGACGACGGCCATCCTCAGCAGACCGGGACTTCCGGAGCACAGAAAGAGGACACCGGAATATCCGCCGAGTGCCGTGGCCGTCCCGGCCGTGGCCTCGGCGCACCAGCTCGAGCTCGCCGGACCCCGGGCGTTGCCGTCGACCCGCACCTGTGCCTCCGGCCCCACCCAGCGGCACCGCACTCCATGAGGGTGCGGCCCTCACGCCGCCAGGCAGGTCACACAGTCAGGACGCGCCTCGGCTTGGCCGACGCGCATCCTGGACCAGCACAGTGGCGGCCGGGCCGCGGGCCCACGGCCCGGCCGCTCGCGGCTCAGCCGTTCGAGCAGGTGCTGCCCCACGCCGGGTTCAGCAGCCCGATGACGTTAATACTGTTGCCGCAGGCATTCAGGTCCAGGCCGATCGGCACCAGGACGTTGTTCCCCGTGAGGATGCCCGACGACGGCCCCGTGATGCCCACCGCGTACGGATCGTCCTGCGCGGACGCGACACCACTGCCGAAGGCAATGAGGCCCCCGGCGGCAATCAGCACGACAGCGGCCTTCTTCAGCTTCATCACCGTTTTGCTCCTTCGGAATGCCGCCGCGACCGTTCGCGGCAGCGACTTCCGGAGAGTTACCGCGTCTTCGGCCGACTGGCCCTTGATCCGGGGCGAGACCACCCGGGTGGCGGACAAACGACCATGTGATGGGCCCTTCGGCGACAGGGAGTCGGGGACCGGGCCGTCCGAACCGCCGTGCCGGAGTCCGTGGAACGGCGCACCATGGGCTCATGGCCGGACGCATCGCTGATTTCAGCACTCCCGGGAGCCTCGCGGAACCCGGTGAGGGTATCAGCCCGGAAGAGCTCGCCCTGGCGGCCCGTAACCATGCCCTCCCGCTGGAGGCCCTGCGCGACGACCTCACCCCGCCCGGACTGCACTACGTCCTGACCCACTACGACATTCCCGCCGCCGACGAGTGGCGCCCGGCTGTGCACGGCCGGGTCCGCACCCCGCTGACACTCGACCTGCCCACGCTGTGGTCCCTCCCGGCCGCCATCCACCGCGTCACGATGGAATGCGCGGGCAACGGCCGAGCCCGGCTCACCCCCTGACAGGTGAGCCGGCCCTGGCTGACGGGTGCCGTCGGAACGGCCTAGTGGACTGGGGTGCCATTTCCTGGGCGACGACGCCGCCATGGTCGCGATCCAATGGCTGCCGTCCCGCCAGGACTCCGTCGGGGGTGCCCAGGGCTCCCGCCGAGCCCAGGGGCGCTCTGCCGCTGGGTAGGTGTCAGCCATCCGTGGACGGCGAAACCTGACGCCGCTGCAGGGGCAGCGTTGCATCGAGGGCTGCGGCGAGTTCGGGAACGGTGGGCCGGGCGGCCGGATCAGGACGGAGGCAGCTGTCGATGGCTGCGGCGAGACCGTGCGGCAGGCGCCGACGGGACCCGATCGGCGGGGCAGGCTCCTCGAGCTGCGGATACCAGTCGTCCCGGCCGTCCGGGTCGCCGGTCCCGTCCATGGCCTCGCCCTCGTCCATGGTGTCGCCGCTGTGGAACGGCACGTCGCCGGAGGCTACCTCGTACAGCGTGACGCCGACGCCCCACACGTCGGCGGCGGCCGTCAGCCGACCGCCGCGCGCCTGCTCCGGGGCCAGGTAGCAGTGGGTGCCGATGCCCGGAGGGGCGCCGCCGGGCGCCCGGGCGACGCTGAGGTCGAGCACTTTGGCGTGTCGGCAGTCGACCACGACGTTGGACGGCTTGAGGTCCAGGTGCAGCAGGCCTTGGCCGTGCAGGTAGTGGATCGCCGAGCAGAGATGCACGCCGAGGACGGCTATGTCTGTGGCGGCCGGGCGGCGCGGCAACCGGTGAATGAGGTGGGCCACCGTTTCGCCGGTCAGGGATTCCAGGACGACGAGCGGTTCGGGCGTCTCGAAGGTCTCGTACGCGCGGACCAGGTGCGGATGGGTGAAGGTCCGGAGCCAGTGGCCCTCCCTCAACAGCCGTTCGCGCAACTGCTCCTCGTGGTGGCGGTCGGGGCGTACGACCTTCACCACGCATCGGCAGTCGCGCTCCTCGCTCCATGCGTCGTAGATGTCGAGCCAGCCGGT includes these proteins:
- a CDS encoding GNAT family N-acetyltransferase, translating into MVRVREMTEADIEAVSAVRVRGWQFAYAGIVPQTYLDGMTIEDDARARRARFTDSHERVLNLVAVDGDEGVVGWAALGPYRGNSAEPDAGELYAIYLRPDVIGSGAGRTLIEAVHAEAVSRRFRTLLLWVLRDNARARRFYASAGYAPDGTVRGDRYEDVELPALRYRVSLGQDDPI
- a CDS encoding LysR family transcriptional regulator — its product is MFDSRQLKTFHEVVKTGSYSAAARSLGYTQPAVSQQMKALERDAGTPLFTRVGRGIRLTEAGEALTRHAGAILDSLSAARQQIDAIARLRAGRVRVCAFPSAAATVIPDAMARLAADHPGIRVDLLEGEPPESLGLLPRGEADITLAFSYPGLHVDVPEELAEIPLLEDRLTVLLPTGHPLARRRAVQLADLTHERWIVGCPRCRANFLHACAERGFTPDIAFSTDDNLVVQSLVAAGVGIAMMPALVLSFLCHSKVTGRVVEPLTLRKVSAYVLREHLRIPATALVLDSLRAVAANRAG
- a CDS encoding molybdopterin-dependent oxidoreductase codes for the protein MAGRIADFSTPGSLAEPGEGISPEELALAARNHALPLEALRDDLTPPGLHYVLTHYDIPAADEWRPAVHGRVRTPLTLDLPTLWSLPAAIHRVTMECAGNGRARLTP
- a CDS encoding phosphoribosyltransferase; amino-acid sequence: MKYEDRAHAGQELADRLTAWVAEAGLTDIIVLALPRGGVPVAAAVARALGAPLDILVARKIGAPGQPEYGIGAMAGDDAPVFDQDALTALGLTEERLSVDVVRERTELRRREDLYRGGHPAADLRDRTVVLIDDGLATGITARAALRHLRRQHPARLVLAVPVGSRRAVDRLQSEADVVVCLYQPPYFHAVGQWYADFEQLSDRDVLRLLDEFSGGRHGR
- a CDS encoding SpoIIE family protein phosphatase, which encodes MAGTDAFRADLGPAGYVEAGPSPPGGLLDTLCVAAVVFDADGRIVLWSPQAEELLGYTAEEALGRFAAHLLVAEEHVDLVLQLFARVMAGGESWTGVFPVRHKQGGTRLLEFRNMRLLDDRGHPYALGLATDQAAVRKVERDLALSVQLVEQSPIGLAVMDSDLRYVSVNAALERITGLPAEKYLGRRVRETLPFLDADGVEASMRHVLATGIPLLDHYTVGRIPKDPDTEHAWSVSLYRLEDVSGRILGVAASVVDVTDRDRSATEAERARHRLAVVADASVRIGTTLDLERTARELADIAVPELADVAAVDVLDSILEGRRSSSSATGEALFRALAVTAAYRTVAVEAADPPGELARYDADRLVTQCVSTGRPVMLPTFAEGDLSRIARDPGAAELLARAGVHSYLAVPLIARGEVLGALDLKRARNPLPFTEDDNLLASELAARAAVCIDNARLYQQQRNTALALQRSLLPQRPPHLVGLEVASRYQPAGSVSEIGGDWFDIIPLAEDRTALVVGDVMGSGINAAAAMGRLRTATQTLADLNLDPAHVLQHLDKITSELESYIATCLYALYDPRDSRCHISCAGHLPPALVRPGRTPTLLDLPTGAPLGVGSVPFRTTTIELGLGDELVLYTDGLVETRDQDIDTRLRVLLALLDVPHRTLEDTCERLLHNLRHPGDHDDVALLIARVVPH
- a CDS encoding chaplin, yielding MKLKKAAVVLIAAGGLIAFGSGVASAQDDPYAVGITGPSSGILTGNNVLVPIGLDLNACGNSINVIGLLNPAWGSTCSNG
- a CDS encoding serine/threonine-protein kinase, with translation MSRTTARPSPPLAPGTKPGPGYEVLAHLARTGWLDIYDAWSEERDCRCVVKVVRPDRHHEEQLRERLLREGHWLRTFTHPHLVRAYETFETPEPLVVLESLTGETVAHLIHRLPRRPAATDIAVLGVHLCSAIHYLHGQGLLHLDLKPSNVVVDCRHAKVLDLSVARAPGGAPPGIGTHCYLAPEQARGGRLTAAADVWGVGVTLYEVASGDVPFHSGDTMDEGEAMDGTGDPDGRDDWYPQLEEPAPPIGSRRRLPHGLAAAIDSCLRPDPAARPTVPELAAALDATLPLQRRQVSPSTDG